The genomic window GAATGTCCAATTGCTGCAATATAACCGATAAGTGGAGGAAAAGCCCCCGGTAAAGCCCCCACAAAAACCGCTATTGGCGATTTTCTTTTTAACGGCGTATAAGCAAAAGCATATAACAAAATAGAAAACACGGAGATCAAGCCAGTCTCTAAATTAAGTTTACCCAATAACCAAGTACCTGCAATGCCCATTACCAAGCCAGAAACCAAACCTTGTCCAGTAGTCATTCTACCGGCTGGCATAGGTCTGTCTTTGGTTCTAGTCATCAACTTGTCTAAGTCAACTTCTATAATTTCGTTAAAACAATTTGCAGCTCCGGTAACCAAAAATCCTCCAACAATTAGCATTAACCAATTCATCCAATTAATTTCATCAATAATAGCTCGATCTATTTGAATTTTCGATCCAATCAAAAAGGCAATAGACGCTGAAAAAACCACTGAAAAGGTTAAGCGGAATTTAATTAGCTTCGAGAAATCAGAAAAAAACTGTTTCAATTTTTAATTTTTATGTTGTTTTATAGGTTTTGGTTCTATAAACTAACAGGTATAAATAATATTGCAGGCTAAACATCATTGTAGAAAACAAAATATGTATTGCTTGTGCATAGGGTGGCAAGCCTAAATAAGATAACAAAAAGCCTGAAGCTATTTGTACCAAAAGTACCACCATTAAATAATTTGCAGTAATTAATGGCCAAGCCTTTCCGCTAAACCTATCAATTACCATTTTGTAAACAATAAAATTGCTGATGCTTACCAAAATTGCTAAATCTCTATGATAAGAAAACACGCTTCCTATTTTAGAAACCCAAGTATTGCGCCCATTGTATTGTAACGATTTGGCAATACTATCTACCGCTTCCCGCACCTCCGTTCCTAAAATAATTTGCAGAATAGAGATGATGATGGTAAACAACAGAAAACCTTTTAGCCACATAATTCGGTACATAATTACCGAAGGCTCTTTATGTAATTGCTTTGCGTAATTATAGGTGTATATTGATATTCCTAAAATTACTAATGCTAAAAGCATGTGTACGGTAACTACCCATTGCGTTAAATTGGTAGATACTACAATAGAACCTAACCAAGCTTGGTAACCAACTACAATAATATTTAACCAGCTCAGTACAATAATTCTCTTCGCCGTTTTCCTGTAGGCGAACGACCAAATTGCAGTTAGCAGTAGCAATATACCTAGTATGGCTCCCGCAAGCCTATTTACATACTCTACCCATGTTTTTGTGGCATTAAACTCTTCATGCACCAATATAGACTTGTCTTTTCTCAGACTATCAGCCAACTGGTGCTTACCCATACTTTCCAAGTATTTGGCAAACTTCTCGTTCTTCTTTTTCCTGCCTTCTATGTACTTTGTTTCATAATCTGCAGGAAGTTGACTAGCGGAAGTAGGTGGAATGTACTGATCGAAACATTTAGGCCAGTCTGGGCAACCCATTCCAGAACCCGTGCTGCGAACAATGCCTCCGGCCAAAATTACCACTAAGGTGGCAATAATGGTTATTAAATTTATCCTAATAAATCTATTTTCAGATTTAGCAATCATTGATGTATGATAGATTTATAAAAATAAGGTACCTGTAAGTGTTTAAACAATTGCAGATACCTTATTACATATTTTCGACAAAGTCTGCGACAGTACTATTCTTGTACTGGCTTATTCGCTGCTTCCCACTCTTTTTGTATGCGTTCAGCTTCTTCGTTACCCTCAAAGTCGTGAGGTAAGTTAGAGCTTATCGTTTCAGAGAAAGGAGTTGTCTGAAGGATGAAATCTTGATCAGCCCCTGGCTTGCTATAATCATAAGGCCAACGGTATACAGTTGGAATTTCTCCTGGCCAGTTTCCGTGCAAACGTTCTACTGGAGTAGTCCACTCTAAAGTATTAGCTTCCCAAGGGTTTTGAGTTGCTTTTTTACCTCTAAAGATAGAATAGAAGAAGTTGAACAAGAATGCCACCTGTGCAAGAGCTGCAACAATAGCAGACCAAGTTACAAAGGTATTTACAGTTAACCATTTGTTCATGAACTCAAACTCAGTGAATGCATAGTAACGACGAGGCACACCATCTAAACCTAAGAAGTGTAATGGGAAGAATACTAAGTAAGCACAAATGAAAGTTACCCAAAAATGTAAGTAAGCCAACTTAGGGTTCATCATTCTACCGAACATTTTTGGAAACCAGTGGTAAACACCAGCAAGCATACCAAAGATAGCTGCAGAACCCATTACCAAGTGGAAGTGAGCCACTACAAAGTAAGTATCGTGCAAATTAATATCTAAAGAAGCATTACCTAAGAAAATACCAGTTAAACCACCAGAGATAAAGAATGATACTAAACCAACGGCAAATAACATTGCTGGTGTAAACCTGATATTACCTCTCCATAGCGTAGCTAAGTAATTAAATGTTTTTACTGCCGATGGCACCGCAATAATTAAGGTTGTGATCATAAACACACCACCTAATAGCGGGTTCATACCTGTAACAAACATGTGGTGACCCCATACGATAAACGATAGTACCGTAATACCGATTAGCGAGTAAACCATTGCATGGTAACCAAAAATTGGTTTTCTTGAGTTTACAGAGATAATTTCTGAAGAGATACCTAAAGCAGGCATAATTACGATGTATACCTCTGGGTGACCTAAGAACCAGAATAAGTGTTGCCACAAAATTGGCGAACCTCCTTCGTTGGGTAAAATCTCAGTACCGAATACTAAATCTGATAAATAGAAACTGGTGCCAAAGCTACGATCGAAGATTAAAAGTACCACACCCGAAACCAATACAGGGAAAGATAAGATACCTAAAACAGCTGTTAAAAATATAGCCCAAATGGTTAATGGCATTTTCCAAAGGTCCATTCCTTTGGTACGCATGTTCAAAATAGTAGCTACATAATTTAAACTACCCATTAATGAAGATGCCACGAAAATTACCATACTTACTAACCACAAAGTCATACCTAAGCCAGAGCCAGGCATTGCCTTTGGAACAGCAGAAAGCGGAGGATAAACCGTCCAACCACCACTGGCAGGACCAGTTTGGATAAAGAATGAACTCATCATGATGATACAAGCTACCAAGAAAAACCAGTAAGATAGCATGTTCATGAAAGGAGAAGCCATATCTCTAGCACCAAGTTGCAAAGGAATTAAAAGGTTACTAAAGGTACCACTTAAACCTGCTGTTAACACAAAGAATACCATAATAGTACCGTGTATGGTAACTAAGGCCAAGAAAAAGTCTGGCTTTATCCTTCCTCCTTCAGCCCATTTGCCTAAAAAGGTTTCTAACAAAGGAAAAGATTTATCTGGCCATGCAAGCTGAATTCTAAATAAAATAGATAAAAGCATTGCAATAACTGCCATAATGATACCAGTTATTAAAAACTGCTTGGCAATCATTTTATGGTCTTGACTAAATACGTATTTAGTTAAGAACGTTTCATGGTGATGGCCATGTCCATGATCGTCGTGGTGTGTATCGTGTAATGATATTGTTGACATAATAAGGTTTTTCCAGTATTATTTTTTTAAAGCTATTTGGTTTTTCACATCTAATTTTACCGCTGCCGCAGTTGCTGTTGTATCAGCTGCAGGAGTTTCTTCTGTAGCTGCAGGAACCGCTTCTACTGGAATTGGTAAATTAAATGCCTTTCTTAAGTCGTTAGTTAAATAAGGGGTTTGCGCTGCTAACCACTCTTTGTACTCTGCTTCGCTAACTACTCTTACATTTTTTTGCATGTTAAAGTGGTTGGCTCCACAAATTTTAGCACACAGTAAAATATAATTAAATTTAGGGTCATTAGTTTTAGTTCTCATCTCCTCTGTTGTAATTGTAGGAGTAAACTCAAAATAAGAAACCATACCCGGTACTGTATTTAATTGTACCCTAAAGTGTGGCATATAAAAGCTATGGATCACATCTTTACTTGCCAAGGTAAAACGTACAGGCTTACCAACTGGCAGTACAATTTCATCAGCCAATAAATCATCTAAACTGTTTTTATCGTTGAAATCGATACCTAAACCGTTAATTGCTGTAGTTAACTTATAGTTTCTTTTACCTACAATAGCATCTGGTCCCGGATAACGGATATCCCATAAGAATTGAGACGAAGTTACCTCAATGTTGATAGGTCTGTTATTAGCGTCTTCAGCTTTGTAGAAAATAGATCTCCAGGTTAAGAAACCTTTTAATACTAATAATGTCAACACCAAAGCAGGAACAATGGTCCAGATTTTTTCAATCGTATTGTTGTGAGGATAGTAGTAAGCTTTTCTCTTGTTAGAACTTCTGTAGATGTAAGCAAATACAAAAAGTACAATATGAGTAAGAATAAATACAATGGTAGTAATAATCAACGTTAAGTTAAACATCTCGTCAATCCTAACACCATGCTCTGATGCCGCTTCTGGCAAAATCATGCTACCGTGTACCGTGTATTCCCAATAAACACCGTATAAACCTACTATTAAAAATAGGGCAAATAATACCGCATTAATGGTGTTCCAGTTAATGCCTTCAGGCTTACCTTGCGTTTCGCGAGTTAGTTCATATACCTTTAATGCCTTGCCTATAATTGCAATAAATAAACATAAAAGCAAGAACAATAACACATAAAAAGCGGCGGTTTTATGTATTGGCCCCATATCTACAGGTTTAGCCGTAGCGGCTGCTGCTGCTTCTTGAGCAAAGGCATTTGCACTATAGAACACGGTAAATAATACCGCTAGTATTGCCATTGTTTTGTTAACTATTAATCTTCTTAAACTCATTTTCTTTAAAAGTAGTACGATGTACTGTTTTATATTAATGTTTATTGTAATCGTAACCGATTATAACTGATGGTGTAAACTCTCTTGTAAAAACGGATGGTTTTTTGCCACCAATGGCTTTTTGCTTAATGCACTCAATGTAGTGTAGGTAAATAAACCTACGAAACCTGCTGCAATTCCGATTTCTAAAATTCCAAAACCGCTACCATCTTTAGGCCCAAACTCAAACACACCTGGCATAATCATTTGGTAATAATCTACCCAGTGACCACATACCACGATGATAGATACGGTTAACAAGATGTTGATACTTCTCTTGTTATCACGATCCATTAATAGTAATAGTGGCGACAAGAAGTTCAATACTAAGTTAAGGTAGAACCAAAACTCGTAACTGTTAAAACGCTTGTAGAAGTATACCGTTTCCTCAGACATATTTGCATAGTAGATCAATAAGAACTGAGCAAACCATACGTAAGTCCAGAAAATAGAGAAACCAAAAATAAACTGTCCTAAGTTGTGTAAATGGCTATTGTTAACCCAACTCATGTAACCCGCTTTTTTCAATAGAATGATTACAATAGCGATGATAGCTAAATACTTACCCACATTGAAGCGAAGTTATACCAACCAAACATAGTTGAGAACCAGTGCGCTTCTAATGACATGATGGTATCAAAAGCGAAAACTGGTGTAGTAAATCCGTAGATCACTAAGAACACACATGAATACTTGAAACTCTTGCGGTAAGATTCTAAACCTCCAGCTAAATCCTCATTGTAAGACCATTTGGTAACAAAGTATGAAAAGATTGAATATGAACCTAAGAACAAGAATTGTCTTGTTAAGAAGAACGGAATATTCAAAAATGCTGACTTACCGTCAATAAGTTTATCGTAGCTCTCACTGCTTTTATCTACTAAAGCTGGATCAGCCCAGTGGTGATAAAGATTGTGTGTAAACAAACCTGCCGAAATAATTGCGATTAGAATTATAGCAGCTAAAGGTAAGTTTTTTGCCATTGCTTGAGGTACACGTAATATCGACGCTGACCATCCTGCTTGAGCAACAAATTGTACTGCCAAGAAGAAGGTAGCAGACATACATACGCAAGCGAAATAATAACCCATCAGTAATAGATTGGCATAAGTACGCTCGTGCATTGCATGCGCATGTTCGTGATTAAAAAACAAGCCGTAAGCAATTGTCAAAATACCAATTACGATACCAACAATACTCAGGGTTTTTGCTTTTCCAGTAAACTCAAATTGTTCACTTAAATTATAATGATGAGTTCCCATTTATATCTGCTTTTCTT from Pedobacter sp. SL55 includes these protein-coding regions:
- the cyoE gene encoding heme o synthase; translated protein: MKQFFSDFSKLIKFRLTFSVVFSASIAFLIGSKIQIDRAIIDEINWMNWLMLIVGGFLVTGAANCFNEIIEVDLDKLMTRTKDRPMPAGRMTTGQGLVSGLVMGIAGTWLLGKLNLETGLISVFSILLYAFAYTPLKRKSPIAVFVGALPGAFPPLIGYIAAIGHSPVGYVPMDYLIAIVLFSIQFVWQFPHFWSIAWVLDEDYSKAGFRLLPTKKKDKTSAVFTFVGTLVLIPVSLLPTILGFGGYYVAVTSLLFGLLFSWYAYQLMVKMDTASAKKVMFCSFFYIPLVQLILLFDLVI
- a CDS encoding COX15/CtaA family protein — its product is MIAKSENRFIRINLITIIATLVVILAGGIVRSTGSGMGCPDWPKCFDQYIPPTSASQLPADYETKYIEGRKKKNEKFAKYLESMGKHQLADSLRKDKSILVHEEFNATKTWVEYVNRLAGAILGILLLLTAIWSFAYRKTAKRIIVLSWLNIIVVGYQAWLGSIVVSTNLTQWVVTVHMLLALVILGISIYTYNYAKQLHKEPSVIMYRIMWLKGFLLFTIIISILQIILGTEVREAVDSIAKSLQYNGRNTWVSKIGSVFSYHRDLAILVSISNFIVYKMVIDRFSGKAWPLITANYLMVVLLVQIASGFLLSYLGLPPYAQAIHILFSTMMFSLQYYLYLLVYRTKTYKTT
- a CDS encoding cytochrome c oxidase subunit I, which gives rise to MSTISLHDTHHDDHGHGHHHETFLTKYVFSQDHKMIAKQFLITGIIMAVIAMLLSILFRIQLAWPDKSFPLLETFLGKWAEGGRIKPDFFLALVTIHGTIMVFFVLTAGLSGTFSNLLIPLQLGARDMASPFMNMLSYWFFLVACIIMMSSFFIQTGPASGGWTVYPPLSAVPKAMPGSGLGMTLWLVSMVIFVASSLMGSLNYVATILNMRTKGMDLWKMPLTIWAIFLTAVLGILSFPVLVSGVVLLIFDRSFGTSFYLSDLVFGTEILPNEGGSPILWQHLFWFLGHPEVYIVIMPALGISSEIISVNSRKPIFGYHAMVYSLIGITVLSFIVWGHHMFVTGMNPLLGGVFMITTLIIAVPSAVKTFNYLATLWRGNIRFTPAMLFAVGLVSFFISGGLTGIFLGNASLDINLHDTYFVVAHFHLVMGSAAIFGMLAGVYHWFPKMFGRMMNPKLAYLHFWVTFICAYLVFFPLHFLGLDGVPRRYYAFTEFEFMNKWLTVNTFVTWSAIVAALAQVAFLFNFFYSIFRGKKATQNPWEANTLEWTTPVERLHGNWPGEIPTVYRWPYDYSKPGADQDFILQTTPFSETISSNLPHDFEGNEEAERIQKEWEAANKPVQE
- a CDS encoding cytochrome c oxidase subunit II, translating into MSLRRLIVNKTMAILAVLFTVFYSANAFAQEAAAAATAKPVDMGPIHKTAAFYVLLFLLLCLFIAIIGKALKVYELTRETQGKPEGINWNTINAVLFALFLIVGLYGVYWEYTVHGSMILPEAASEHGVRIDEMFNLTLIITTIVFILTHIVLFVFAYIYRSSNKRKAYYYPHNNTIEKIWTIVPALVLTLLVLKGFLTWRSIFYKAEDANNRPINIEVTSSQFLWDIRYPGPDAIVGKRNYKLTTAINGLGIDFNDKNSLDDLLADEIVLPVGKPVRFTLASKDVIHSFYMPHFRVQLNTVPGMVSYFEFTPTITTEEMRTKTNDPKFNYILLCAKICGANHFNMQKNVRVVSEAEYKEWLAAQTPYLTNDLRKAFNLPIPVEAVPAATEETPAADTTATAAAVKLDVKNQIALKK